In Aedes albopictus strain Foshan chromosome 3, AalbF5, whole genome shotgun sequence, the following are encoded in one genomic region:
- the LOC109622354 gene encoding uncharacterized protein LOC109622354 isoform X1, whose product MDDDAANAFKELYEEIDKLLYQPDGVPIVKKLEAVKSDSENSALVLKDEDIDELIEYSKKFVEKTKNEIGFPKSKQSQEHGVQCARSERKSNKKLNTPPKWINGGKDKESAGTNCATAIRIIKRIPKPQIKSPGSNKSPEKNQLNNQRPSSGLKKVRNVGVNVNFISKSVAKHSNNLALATGSVASGTSPIIKKPTTPQSSGKIYRFYCSKLSPSQLWEQQHPELSYESSERSIFPRRIKKNDLMAKQKEQQKVDQPKELKVVHLTEGLVHCAINEDKEVTKTNEEPEKVQDEKSSPATPAITKHVIPVISIKGDWKACLQVQETCRINILDEKRCENAQNRPSNLMYVEIKHGGMNPVSETRSPVDDQNIEARPADAAKTVRKESSEVVIDQKCVDKSSNSPKTNRYLQPFIDVRKARTPSNQQLFVDLSDSNSDDSAEELILEADSSDSDSADNLQNILNLKSTAKATKKTKIIGNISSVSYKNESPIVPNEATSKVSVQLQVPSPPCRLLSPPKTPAKSPPADDSIEPCPDASSSSKFLENLRIWKSAIQVQSENMKLGNQLTENLDTLKQNMEVIAGETRNITQITRNCEQNLKQIEGLKDRYARNLDGSTIGSFRQENQFTGVTNHEATTTCSCFGCRPQLDTADPEPSFDQKAFQRAVLEQNPRYSKTIQKICEDGRNRSFRKSLTPPRDVAERAAQKFLESYSRSVSRISHRGGVPLDESSIRSHSPGSVRSWSESCRSRISSGTDGDVSLSSSWMVGGIVRHRGEYSDSVSDGREPVADRRDTGAFSSTSISDDKSSGEFRRMRKSLSDEGEVLSQGEIR is encoded by the exons ATGGACGATGATGCGGCAAATGCATTCAAGGAACTGTACGAAGAAATTGATAAGCTGCTGTATCAACCGGATGGCGTGCCAATTGTAAAAAAATTAGAAGCAGTAAAAAGTGACTCCGAAAATAGTGCACTCGTGTTGAAGGACGAGGATATCGATGAATTGATTGAATATTCCAAAAAATTCGTTGAAAAAACGAAAAATGAGATAGGGTTTCCGAAGTCGAAACAGTCACAAGAGCATGGTGTACAATGTGCGAGAAGTGAAAGGAAGAGCAATAAAAAGCTGAATACACCGCCCAAGTGGATCAATGGCGGTAAAGATAAGGAATCAGCTGGAACCAATTGTGCTACAGCCATTCGAATCATCAAGAGAATTCCCAAGCCACAAATCAAG AGCCCAGGCAGTAATAAATCACCAGAGAAAAATCAACTGAACAATCAACGCCCATCTAGTGGATTGAAGAAAGTTAGGAATGTTGGAGTAAATGTCAATTTCATAAGCAAAAGTGTCGCCAAACACTCTAATAACCTTGCATTGGCAACGGGTTCAGTTGCATCCGGCACTTCACCGATTATTAAGAAACCTACAACTCCGCAATCGTCTGGAAAAATCTACAGGTTTTACTGTAGCAAGCTCAGCCCTTCCCAGCTATGGGAACAACAGCATCCAGAATTATCATATGAAAGCTCTGAGAGAAGCATCTTTCCCAGAAGGATAAAGAAGAATGACCTAATGGCGAAGCAAAAGGAGCAACAGAAAGTTGATCAACCAAAAGAGTTAAAAGTTGTACACTTGACAGAGGGACTTGTTCATTGTGCTATCAACGAAGACAAGGAAGTGACGAAAACCAACGAGGAACCCGAAAAGGTACAGGACGAAAAATCTTCTCCGGCTACGCCAGCGATTACGAAACATGTGATACCTGTGATAAGCATTAAAGGCGATTGGAAAGCTTGTCTACAGGTTCAAGAGACGTGCCGAATCAACATTTTGGATGAGAAACGTTGTGAAAATGCGCAGAATCGTCCCAGCAACTTGATGTACGTTGAAATAAAACATGGTGGAATGAATCCGGTTTCAGAAACCCGAAGTCCTGTGGATGATCAAAACATTGAAGCAAGACCTGCTGATGCTGCGAAAACTGTTCGCAAGGAAAGTTCTGAAGTAGTAATCGACCAGAAATGTGTTGATAAGTCATCTAATAGCCCAAAAACGAATCGTTATCTTCAACCGTTTATCGATGTACGCAAAGCACGTACCCCATCAAATCAACAACTCTTCGTTGATCTATCAGATTCAAACTCGGATGACAGCGCTGAGGAATTAATACTTGAAGCAGATTCCAGTGACAGCGATTCGGCAGACAACTTACAGAACATACTGAATCTCAAATCTACAGCAAAGGCCACTAAGAAAACCAAGATTATTGGAAATATTAGCAGTGTATCCTACAAGAATGAATCACCCATAGTTCCAAATGAAGCCACATCCAAAGTATCTGTTCAACTGCAAGTACCATCACCTCCCTGTCGGCTTCTAAGCCCTCCAAAGACTCCCGCGAAATCACCGCCTGCAGATGATTCTATCGAGCCTTGTCCGGATGCTTCAAGTTCGTCCAAATTTTTGGAAAACCTCCGTATTTGGAAATCCGCCATTCAAGTGCAGTCGGAAAATATGAAGCTAGGAAACCAGTTGACGGAAAATTTGGACACTTTGAAGCAAAACATGGAGGTGATTGCTGGAGAAACACGAAACATTACGCAAATCACTCGAAACTGCGAGCAGAACCTAAAGCAAATTGAGGGGTTGAAGGATCGTTACGCTAGAAACTTGGACGGATCAACAATTGGATCGTTTCGTCAGGAAAATCAGTTCACTGGGGTCACCAACCATGAAGCCACCACTACTTGCAGCTGCTTCGGATGTCGTCCACAGCTAGACACCGCTGATCCCGAACCAAGCTTCGATCAAAAGGCTTTTCAACGAGCAGTCCTAGAGCAAAATCCCAGGTATTCCAAAACGATTCAGAAAATCTGTGAGGACGGTCGCAATCGCAGCTTCAGGAAATCTCTTACTCCACCGCGGGACGTTGCAGAACGAGCtgctcaaaaatttttggaatcgTATAGTCGTTCGGTTAGCAGGATCAGCCATCGCGGAGGAGTTCCTCTGGATGAAAGTTCCATAAGGTCACATTCGCCCGGATCAGTTCGTTCGTGGAGTGAGTCATGTCGTTCAAGAATTTCCAGCGGAACTGATGGTGACGTGAGCCTGAGCTCAAGCTGGATGGTTGGTGGTATTGTTCGTCATAGGGGAGAATATTCCGATTCTGTGTCAGACGGTAGAGAACCGGTTGCTGATCGTAGGGACACTGGAGCTTTCAGCAGTACCAGCATATCGGATGATAAATCGTCCGGTGAGTTCCGAAGGATGAGAAAATCGCTTTCCGATGAGGGAGAGGTATTGAGTCAGGGTGAAATTAGATAG
- the LOC109622354 gene encoding uncharacterized protein DDB_G0284459-like isoform X2 yields MMRLYRSISSSSPGSNKSPEKNQLNNQRPSSGLKKVRNVGVNVNFISKSVAKHSNNLALATGSVASGTSPIIKKPTTPQSSGKIYRFYCSKLSPSQLWEQQHPELSYESSERSIFPRRIKKNDLMAKQKEQQKVDQPKELKVVHLTEGLVHCAINEDKEVTKTNEEPEKVQDEKSSPATPAITKHVIPVISIKGDWKACLQVQETCRINILDEKRCENAQNRPSNLMYVEIKHGGMNPVSETRSPVDDQNIEARPADAAKTVRKESSEVVIDQKCVDKSSNSPKTNRYLQPFIDVRKARTPSNQQLFVDLSDSNSDDSAEELILEADSSDSDSADNLQNILNLKSTAKATKKTKIIGNISSVSYKNESPIVPNEATSKVSVQLQVPSPPCRLLSPPKTPAKSPPADDSIEPCPDASSSSKFLENLRIWKSAIQVQSENMKLGNQLTENLDTLKQNMEVIAGETRNITQITRNCEQNLKQIEGLKDRYARNLDGSTIGSFRQENQFTGVTNHEATTTCSCFGCRPQLDTADPEPSFDQKAFQRAVLEQNPRYSKTIQKICEDGRNRSFRKSLTPPRDVAERAAQKFLESYSRSVSRISHRGGVPLDESSIRSHSPGSVRSWSESCRSRISSGTDGDVSLSSSWMVGGIVRHRGEYSDSVSDGREPVADRRDTGAFSSTSISDDKSSGEFRRMRKSLSDEGEVLSQGEIR; encoded by the exons ATGATGAGACTATATAGAAGCATTTCATCTTCG AGCCCAGGCAGTAATAAATCACCAGAGAAAAATCAACTGAACAATCAACGCCCATCTAGTGGATTGAAGAAAGTTAGGAATGTTGGAGTAAATGTCAATTTCATAAGCAAAAGTGTCGCCAAACACTCTAATAACCTTGCATTGGCAACGGGTTCAGTTGCATCCGGCACTTCACCGATTATTAAGAAACCTACAACTCCGCAATCGTCTGGAAAAATCTACAGGTTTTACTGTAGCAAGCTCAGCCCTTCCCAGCTATGGGAACAACAGCATCCAGAATTATCATATGAAAGCTCTGAGAGAAGCATCTTTCCCAGAAGGATAAAGAAGAATGACCTAATGGCGAAGCAAAAGGAGCAACAGAAAGTTGATCAACCAAAAGAGTTAAAAGTTGTACACTTGACAGAGGGACTTGTTCATTGTGCTATCAACGAAGACAAGGAAGTGACGAAAACCAACGAGGAACCCGAAAAGGTACAGGACGAAAAATCTTCTCCGGCTACGCCAGCGATTACGAAACATGTGATACCTGTGATAAGCATTAAAGGCGATTGGAAAGCTTGTCTACAGGTTCAAGAGACGTGCCGAATCAACATTTTGGATGAGAAACGTTGTGAAAATGCGCAGAATCGTCCCAGCAACTTGATGTACGTTGAAATAAAACATGGTGGAATGAATCCGGTTTCAGAAACCCGAAGTCCTGTGGATGATCAAAACATTGAAGCAAGACCTGCTGATGCTGCGAAAACTGTTCGCAAGGAAAGTTCTGAAGTAGTAATCGACCAGAAATGTGTTGATAAGTCATCTAATAGCCCAAAAACGAATCGTTATCTTCAACCGTTTATCGATGTACGCAAAGCACGTACCCCATCAAATCAACAACTCTTCGTTGATCTATCAGATTCAAACTCGGATGACAGCGCTGAGGAATTAATACTTGAAGCAGATTCCAGTGACAGCGATTCGGCAGACAACTTACAGAACATACTGAATCTCAAATCTACAGCAAAGGCCACTAAGAAAACCAAGATTATTGGAAATATTAGCAGTGTATCCTACAAGAATGAATCACCCATAGTTCCAAATGAAGCCACATCCAAAGTATCTGTTCAACTGCAAGTACCATCACCTCCCTGTCGGCTTCTAAGCCCTCCAAAGACTCCCGCGAAATCACCGCCTGCAGATGATTCTATCGAGCCTTGTCCGGATGCTTCAAGTTCGTCCAAATTTTTGGAAAACCTCCGTATTTGGAAATCCGCCATTCAAGTGCAGTCGGAAAATATGAAGCTAGGAAACCAGTTGACGGAAAATTTGGACACTTTGAAGCAAAACATGGAGGTGATTGCTGGAGAAACACGAAACATTACGCAAATCACTCGAAACTGCGAGCAGAACCTAAAGCAAATTGAGGGGTTGAAGGATCGTTACGCTAGAAACTTGGACGGATCAACAATTGGATCGTTTCGTCAGGAAAATCAGTTCACTGGGGTCACCAACCATGAAGCCACCACTACTTGCAGCTGCTTCGGATGTCGTCCACAGCTAGACACCGCTGATCCCGAACCAAGCTTCGATCAAAAGGCTTTTCAACGAGCAGTCCTAGAGCAAAATCCCAGGTATTCCAAAACGATTCAGAAAATCTGTGAGGACGGTCGCAATCGCAGCTTCAGGAAATCTCTTACTCCACCGCGGGACGTTGCAGAACGAGCtgctcaaaaatttttggaatcgTATAGTCGTTCGGTTAGCAGGATCAGCCATCGCGGAGGAGTTCCTCTGGATGAAAGTTCCATAAGGTCACATTCGCCCGGATCAGTTCGTTCGTGGAGTGAGTCATGTCGTTCAAGAATTTCCAGCGGAACTGATGGTGACGTGAGCCTGAGCTCAAGCTGGATGGTTGGTGGTATTGTTCGTCATAGGGGAGAATATTCCGATTCTGTGTCAGACGGTAGAGAACCGGTTGCTGATCGTAGGGACACTGGAGCTTTCAGCAGTACCAGCATATCGGATGATAAATCGTCCGGTGAGTTCCGAAGGATGAGAAAATCGCTTTCCGATGAGGGAGAGGTATTGAGTCAGGGTGAAATTAGATAG